The sequence below is a genomic window from Oreochromis niloticus isolate F11D_XX linkage group LG3, O_niloticus_UMD_NMBU, whole genome shotgun sequence.
actacaaataaacccaatgcctaacaatgaaaaatgtaaaataagaacaataataataataataaagatgaaagatgaagtaacaagttttttgtttttttgtttattccaaatgatcatccagatgtctgtgacatgtgatgacaaacaccataatggaaggcctttgtcatcacatgccttaaactcatcatatatttttgcatatgctgaacaggcagtcagacatgctgtaactgtggggtagaaaactgcatgaacaccatacagcaggggtctcaaactccagtcctcgagggcatggaaaagttgcatgacactggccctcgaggactggagtttgagacccctgtcatattccatatgacaggtgtggttgaacttcatgaagactctgaagtttctcttctcttctggcaggacaggaatgtcgccttgtcctgtgagccaccgtaaggatgtacttagagtagaactggagtgtcaccagcctcaggctcttcaccttttcaaagacaaagcagtcatttagataaaatattagatattgtttacctgtaaatgcacaaagagaatttagaaatgtaattattgtcaagagtgaacaagcactgatagtgtaatctacagctgtggccaaacgtttagagaatgagaagtgttgtttgtttatttataaagtttgctgtttcagtgatagttgtatatcatattatatcacttcaaacaggtgatccagtaatgctgcactaatgaataagactaactattcactttagctaaagttattaagttcgctaaagagttgggatgctgtgtaagacataaataaagctcaaatacaaaggtttggacagcgttttgcatgtttccctactgtagtggtctctgcaagcatacagggctctgacagggtacaagatgacaactttggaattctactagaaacagtcgatcatatttgtttgtcaaagctgaaatcagggcaaactacgctaaattagcgtttttagctagcagctacaataagcataaaggtacTGTACAGCTagcatttgttaacatgacgcttgttcttatacatgtaatacatttattaccaacctgagagtttatctgctggtcattcgacatgacgaatgacttctgaagtcttaattcagctcaagacgctgtagattctgtcagtaacgctatcagtctgtagttctattaatctgcgcttgaaccggaaccggatgtaagtcccaaaaaactgaattttggaactgaaattgaattgtagaactgaaactgaatggtgagaagtgaatctgaaattatttgagagctgaatttttaaaggataaaatgcagtttcaaagcaaatcaattcattttcaaaccataaattcaatttcaaattagactaattcaaattcagttttcaaaagctttcattcaagttacaattcagattcaatccgagtaattcaaattcaaatttaacttattcaaattcagtttctgatggcacagatttctgcccataggcCAGCCCCAGGAAGCTTCGTAGCTCAGCGACGTTCGATGGGGGAGGCCAGTCCCCCACAGCAACCACCTTCTCGGGGTCAGCAGCCACCCCCTTGTCGCTCACCACATGTCCCAGGAACTTCACCTGGCGAGCAAGAAGGTTGCACTTGGCCAGGTTCAGCTTTAGTCCGGCCCCGCGGATGGCAGTCAGGACCTCTCGCAGATTAGCAACAGCCTGTTCAAAGTCCTTGGCATGAGTCAGCAAATCATCCAAATAGACCACGCAGCGGGCACGGGGAATGTCTTTGAGGACCCTTTCCATTAACCTTTCAAACGTGGCTGGTGCATTGCATAGTCCAAAAGGCATCACCCTAAACTGCCACAGTCCTTGCCCTATGGTGAATGCAGTCTTGGGCCTTGCCTCAGCAGCAAGCTCCACCTGCCAGTACCCACTGCGGAGGTCTAGTGAGCTGAACCAACTGGACCCAGCGATGTAATCCAGTGCGTCATCGATGCGAGGTAGCGGGTAAGAGTCCTTGCGGGTGACCGCGTTCAGACGCCTGTAGTCCACACAAGGGCGCCAACCCCCTGTTTTCTTCCGCACCATAACCACAGGTGCGGCCCATGGACTATCCGAGGGTTCAATGACACCATTAGCTGCCATCTCTTTTATCAGTTCCTCGGCAGCTTGGCGTTTGGCGAGGGGCAGGCGGTGGGGCCGCAGCCGGATTGGAGCAGCTGCTCCAGTGTCGATAGTGTGCTGCACCAGGCCCGTCCTGGTGCAGTCCTCTTCCCTGGCGGCAAACATGTCCATAAACTCTGCCAAGAGGCTCTGCAGCTGCCGCTGCTGTATCGCACTGAGGTGCACCCCACTCCGCCGCCCAAGCTCCTCTACTGCCGCGACAGTCTCAGGTGACGGGGAGACTGCCGAGCTAGGCGGCGACTCTGGCTGCGGGATGTTGGCCCTGCTTGCGTTCACCCCCTGGGTCCTCTTCCGCACCCTTGCCGCCCTCGACCCCTGGCTGTGGCTTGGAGCTGTGGGCGCGAGGGCTTTGGGGGTGCTGGTGGGGTGGGGTCTGTCCCTGGCTACCGCGGCCCACTTGGAGCTGCACGGTCTCAGCACCAAGGTGGATggcaactcccggcacatcgacCCGTGCCCCCCAGTGGGCCAGCAAGTCCAGTCCAACAATGCACTCGTCTGTTATGTCGGCAAGCCAGAACTCATGGTTCACACTGTTCGTTCCCACCACCACCTGCAGAGTCTTTTTCCCCGGCATCACAGTCTTTTCTCCTGTGACAGTGTACAGCGCTGTGTGAGTAGGGGTCCAATCTTTCGGCAATGAACCGCCCGTCTCCGGAAGCACCCCCTCCGCAGCAAGCAGATGgtggaccccgtgtccaccagggccCGGCAAGACCGTCCATCAATTATACAGTCCAGGTATAGTCCACGGGTGGACCCACAGCGGCCCACCACAGGATGAGTGTCACGGAGAGGGTTTAATGATTGGGGCGGGGGTTCCCTCACTGTCCCGCCCCGTGGCCGTTTCCCGTTGGTGATGTCACTCGGGCCCGAGGACTAGGTGCAGGACAGTTCCGGGCGAGGTGACCGGGCTCCCCGCACCGATAACAGCAGTCCGTCCGGCGCCTCCGACGGGGGACTGCCTCTGGTTGGGCTCGTctggcctcctcctcctcatccgaCTGGGTCGCGCTCATCTCTCGCTCGACCCCCCTGGCCGATCGTTGGGTCACTGGCTCGCCCCGGAGCACCTCCTCAGCCCGCTCAGCCTCCCTCAATGCCTCCTCCAGGTCTCGGGGGGATGACAGCCGGACATGCTGTCGCAGCCTCTCCGGTGTGAGGCCCCTCAGGAAGGCGTGGAGACCCAGCTCCTCTCGTGCCGCTCCTGGGAACGTTGGATAGCCCCGTCGGGCATAGAGGCGGACGTCCGCAGCAAAGGACCCCAGGCTCTCTCCCTCGCATCGGCGTCGGCGAGCCAGCTCCTCCCTGCTCTGTTCGGCTGGTGGTCTCTGTCCAAACCGTCTGCCGAGCGCCGTGGTCAGAGCCCGGAGGTCGCGCTGCTCCTCTAGGGGCAAGTCCAGCAGAACCTGGAGCGCTGGGCCCTCCAGTGCAAGCGCCAGGTGGGTGGCAGTCTCTTCTTGACCCCACCTGTTGTGAGTGGCAGCCAGCGTGACTTGGGCCAGGTACGGCTCTAGCTGCGTCGCCCCAGTGTAGTGCTGTAGCTTAGCAGCCGTCCTGTCAGGAAGCTGTGGTGCAGCCCCAGGAATCCCCTCCGGCCGCGGGAGAGCAGGGGTGGCTGTTCCGGGGCGCGCTGTGGCCCTCTGGCTGCCCCAGCTCGGGTCTTCTCCGCTGGGTCTCGGCAGCCATGCTTTCCAGAAGCGAGCAGTTGTCTCGGATTAGACGCTCTAATTCGCCTATGGTCGGCTCCATAGTGTCTGCTAGACACTCAtgaatcccacttctgacaccaattgTAGCGACCGTGGGTTAGTAGAGCTGAACTGGCTAAACTGCTCACTAGCTAAAACGGCTAGCAGGGCACTAGCAGCTATCGCTGAACTTCGCGGCGAATGGAGAGCGCTCGTGCCTCATACACCGCACGACCCCGAGCATCTCAGCAGCAGGCTTGTAATCCCCAAACGATCCAGCAGGAGGCAGTAGTGGTTCACACCAGTCATTTATTCAACAATTTTTACAACCACTGTAATGCTGCTGACACCAAACCCCTATCACGCTCCCACCACATAGGGTCGCGGTGTCAGCTAACCATGCCACATCAACCCGCTCCACAGAACACACATCAACTTCACTGTGGCTTACATTAACATAACACTAACACAACATGCGAATCAAACACATAGGAACTAGCAGAACAAtagaaaacacagacaacacaatACCCAGAATGCACCTGGCTAACAACCCCAGCCAGGTcattactatatatatatatatatatatatatatatatacatatgagagagcaatataataaacaactcATTGTGATAATCTGTGGttaatactaaatattgaatatagTGCAGCACGTAGGATAGACAGTGCATAGTGTGCTTtaaggtagcagccaagaaaggtgtagtttgtgtgtgtgtgagcacccgtgtgtacacctgtgagcatgaacgcggttgaatttaaaaggttccttcatgtaatgatttGCTAGAGGGTGTGagggggccacagccccgtcctccagggcatgaagcaggtacgGAGGAGATCGAAACTTCAGACATCCAGAGACCCTCATAGTGCAAGAGTCCAAGGAAGACCAAGACTGATCTTTCCATACAGCAATACTGTGAACATGTCTGTCAAAATTCGATTTATATTGTTGAAAGAATTacacatttttcacaaaatTCAATAAAGTGGAAGAAATGTCATTTTATAAAGCAAAGAGACGGTTTCAataaagtctggtttatttctttattcatttgtttaaaGTTATGCACAGGAAACATAAAATCAGTATTTCTCAGAAAGTATTTCCAGCAGAAACAATAAAAGATTATTAAATGCCAAAAATCTTCCACTACACCCTCACAGTTTAGTGAGGATTTCAATAATATTTGGTGCACAGCAAAATCTCCAGTGTTAAATTAATACTATAGAGTGTGTATATGTGTCCACTCCTCTCagtgttaaatgaacacttttgagagtgttatatttttaaaagtaacctagtCAGTTCTGAAGATTTACAATGACTAACActgagcagtgctgattttctaacactggaatatttctaacattttgagttattttccagtgttagaaaatcagcactgctcaACAATCAACAGTGTTATATTTAACACTCAGAGGAGTGGGCACATATACACTCTCTCCATCTccagtgttaatttaacactggagATGTTGCTGTGTGGAGAGGTTCAGTCTGATTTGATCAATTATCCAACATCCCATCTATGTGACCATGTTATGCCTGCTTTAGCTGATATTTAGTGATTCAATGTCAAAGCtaatttttaaaggttttaactCCAGAGGATTAACCTGATTTTTCTGTACTGTGAAGCTGGTTCACAATCTCAAACAGCTGCAGCCTTAATCAGATGTCCTTTTACAACAGTGTTGTGTTTTACTGGCATATCTTTGGTCTAGATGTTATAAGGATGATTTTCTGTAGAAGAAAGGGAAGCCCTGGGGCCCTTAACCAGCTGATATCCTGATCATCAGCCTTGGGGTGAGTAAATCCAGATAATACAGATGATGGGTGATCAAGTCATTTTGCTAGATCTGCCCTAAAAACAGTAAGACATTTTAACCTCTCATTTTAATAATTAGATTTGCTCCCTGTTGTGTACACCAACTTTCAGTGTTGCAACGCTGGAGTTTGTCATGCCCAATgtaacaacaacatcatcatcTCTGTGTTTCAGATCATGACCATCAGCTTTTCCTCTAACAAACCCTCTCTCATCACTGTAATACATCTTGTGATAAAGATCattgtcacagtttgtttcccTGTCAAAACCTCCGACTGCAAACCAGTTAGAGTACCGGCCGTAGTCAAAAGGAACAGAGAACATGACGGCTATTTTCTTATCAGCTCTGTCTCTAGCTGGATTGTAGAGATCGTAGGTGAAGACTCCAACAGATCCACACGCTGTGCCACCAATCTTAGAGAACAGAGCATTGCCAGATTCAGAAGGCTCAAGTTTTGTTGGCAAAGGAATCTGGCAGAGTCCGCTAACAAGATGCAGACTagtcagaaaaaagaaaacatgaattaatatttttattcaaaCAGGATCCACACTCCTCATCATGAGTCAGGTGGATCAATGTCTTTACAGTAAGACACATGGATAGGGGTATTACTGTAATGTGCAGATGTGTTAAATTTGTCTTTGTTACAGCTTCCCGTGTgttcacactaacacaggtgtGATGCTGCTGAGCCAATTCGGTTTCATTTTAtgtacatttcttttgtttttatttcatcagCTGTTGAGTTCAGCAGCACTCACCTGCATGAAAGGTCAATATGGATGAGTTTGTAAAATAAAGCCAAAACAATATGCTTTAAGATCCATGCAGTATAGATTTTTAAGGTGTGGAAACTTACTCTAGGGTTACAGATAAATCCCGCCCACTTTAGAAACCACCACAGTAAACACAGAAGAACAAAAGTGTAGTCACCTGGGGTTACGAAGGGTGTAGCCCTCAGTCTTGTTGGTAATATGAATGGCGGACTGTCGAGCACCCATGGTGTCTGCAAACTGAAGAACAAAAAAGAGAGTGAAGaccatgtttctgtctgtggaAGCATCTCTGTTTGTACATCTGTGAGCACATGGCTGAagactagggctgggtatcgtccctgatttctagaatcgagtcattctgattcacaaggtcccgaatcgattcgatccaccaTTCGATttaaatctgggaaattttgccttagacagtcagaaatattataattcagatcagtacatttacatatttttgtatctataaaaaggaagctgacacatgcaagactttatcaaagatgtgtcacagcagatgcctttgtgtcaaagtagctgaagataaaacatagaaaaacatgaaggtgattttcctggcctggattttataaaaatattctgcagtacatcaaaaacgaaagaaaactattaatcaacatatgaacattacctctgaagttacagcggttttattagagacacagctaagcgttttgcattttgcataattttaaaaagtttacatttgttCAGAAGCCtattgaaaaacagaaatgaggttttcttttcggaagtaagtaaaagggggaaaaaaccaGCGGcagacagcgctgtaaacaacagtagacttgTGCATAACAAGAAaacgaataatgcagaaaacagatttttagatggAAAACTGTTcctgaagtacagagagagagagagagagagagagctgtgcatgaagtgtggtggaagcaaaacagcaaaagagagtgatttcatgacgatgtttttgtgaagcgtagtttgaatcttattttgctgctggttcggtcaataatgtttggagagagataaaactaacagctttagagtCAGCGCAAAAGGGGcttaaacacaaagcgcggacccgccaacagatcagaatcagcgagctgtcggctttcagccccgatcATGTCCGTGCCGtcaggtgagaaaggcgacatctcactgattctgatccttCGGccggtccgcgctttgtgtttacgtctttgtgcagaatccgtgttcctgctctcatttactgttttagctgtttggtggttcttgaaattttgtgaggtttaaacTGAGActctggcgtttcgggcaaaataaattaatatttaaaaaatcgattcaggattttaatgaattgatatcgattttaatcgataaatcgattatcaaaacccacccctactgAAGACTCCAGTAGGCATGATACAAATACCATCATAGTGTCCACTGATCGTTACACACTCCCCGTGCTCCATCCTGTTGGACGCTTCCAATAAGAGAGACCTTATTTAAAAATTTTCCTTCAAAGGGCTCTGCAGATTTTTCCCCCTTAAACTTCCCTTTCTCATTTCATGCCTTtaatcttttaaaaacacagtttaaaaatggatgctcaGTGTGTTTGAGCATCTGTGACATGACTCATATTTCCACAGTAAGTGCTCCaaacacagagagcagaaaaacattgaaaaccAGCTTCTGAAAAAGTGGTGAGTCAGAGAAAGAAGCATTTACATGTAAGATTACCTAATAAACATGAACTTGTCTCCTTTTCTGTCAAATAAACAAAGTCATACTCACAGTGATGAGATGAATTCAGGTGAAAGAAATCAGCAGTGTTTTTGTGAGCAGTCCTCACAGTCTGACTGGCACCAAATAATCCTCTGTGTATACCCTAAAAGTGAAAATAGAATGTTTGTTCATGAACTGAAGGATGATGAGATCAGAACACACTGATTGGAGGTCAGCTCTGACATCGTTTTTCTTTGGAATATGAACAATGCAGACATTGTCAGGGAGTTTCTCTGTTTGCCATCTAGCTCCAGTTAAACGTCCTAATTTCAGCACAGCCAGTCAGTTATATATCCGGGGTATTTTTCCTGTATCCGTATTTGCTTACCAAAACACCAGTGATGACAATAAACTGTCACATGAAGATAGCTTTCAACCCATTAAGTTAATCCAGGGtttcacctgtgtgtgaaaGAAGTGTTTCATAAATAATCTGGAGTAGTGCCACCTGCTCCAGAAACCATGCAACAGTAAATTCTTTGGTTTATCTGGtgttttattcaattcaattcacttttatttatacaacaccgaacaacaacagtcacctcaagacaTTTTAtcttgtaaggtagaccctacaataatacatacagagaaaaacccagcaaTCAGACAGCCTCTTATGCTGGTCAAGTGAAAAAGTagttagttactaattactgattacctcTCCAATGAAGTAATCCTAATACATCACTCGTTATTTGAAAAGGATATCTGCTCTTATGAGCAAGTGATTTCACGACAGTGGAAGGAACAAACTCCCATTTAAGTACAGCTGGGCGATGGAaagataacgatatgtattgcgaaataactttttctcaatAGAAAAATtgaactattgcgatagacctcatctctcttgtcctcttaaaaaagagaagaacagccaatccaaattaagtagcgcagagtcTAACCAAtgacagccgcagcgtcacgtcacgtgacttgttacgtacagcacaagttccaagccgcacatgtgtatttgtttgggaagcagccagctgCCGTGCCGCccgggtaatggaggaaatgagtgtgccAACTAGAGAAAAATTTAACCAAGAGCGTGaccgaaggttaccgaagagaaaaccgatgatggttccaatgctggagagattgtcGCACGGAAgggccaaacacacacacacacaaggtattctttgttcacatgtatacctatgtaagatgttatatgttaatgaccctatgcatattcatgtaaccacaataaaaggagtgctatggggaacctggctgagaccTGGCGGAGGTCAAGTGGGAGGAAcaacacttggctccaggcaggcctcctCATGCATGAGTTACACAAAGAACGTTGCCTACTTGGGTCTTATTcttgctgtgtagcaaattgtcctgaacgttccagcaaataggtttatgctacaaagatattgtggtcgcaaattttgaagccattctgataaccttctcccaccaacgatgtggagatccaaatccaattaaaaccaagacactcaaaaagatgctctgtaaaagagtagaattcttggaacagagtttaatacactgaaccatatgaacagcaggaaaaatacatacagacatttagcaagaaaattacaaacagaaagcaagcaaagcaaaaccccggggtgtacagccttaagcacagacagcagagcaacacggagacggacaggtagcagcagcaggaggaaaagagccctgggggcgtcctctggtcccctaatatagggaccagtgtcgccgccccctgctgctgggtaactttcccacacgccccgcacagctgctggggtcagatagcggccaaggtcttggccaaaggccagtcaggactctgagtacccctgctctggcttatcacaataggtcatgacacggtcaaaggtcagatattaatcctaattattaaatcttattcagcaagtggcacaatcttataacatataatacacaggttacatgcttaaaaacacttcagtttgggttcaaagtgtgtgtgtgtgtgtgtgtgtgtgtgtgtgtgtgtgtactttgtatgatattttatcgttatgtgttcaggatctctgttacaatgttactgttttggttgtgctgcattaaagatgttaaattaattaattattaagtaaattattcaagagaactctccccctacattaactgccctgttacagtaccaacttaataaacctcggtgaagcaaaaatgtcttgtgcttaagactctacatgaaagttaaaatatatatgttcagtgcacacagatatatagtgtatatagttacatagttatacatatcaaacaaaaatccaccacattcCCCCCTGTGGTACCTGGAGGTACCACCTAAAAAGACCCCATAactaaagaagaacaaaaattgTGAAAACTAATGCGTGCGCTGTTTTTTTGCTAATATACGTAAAAGCAAGCTGTAAATAGAACATAAAAATTTGTATAAAGATCCCACACCGTTATTGCTCAAATGAATAAGCCCTTCCTTCCACCAAAAACCCTCACAGTTATCAACATAACATTCTCCCAAGATTCCATTTCTCTTAGTCAGTTAATTTAAGACAAATTGATTCCTCTTCATTTGCAAATCATACTACACAGTATCCTTAACAGAATCCTCAAGAAACTTAAAAATCAGCCTAATTacaggaaaatgaaagtaaGGCATAAAACACATCAGCAGAGACACATAATACACACATGGATTACACAACACCATAAGtgacattaaaaataacacGATTAAACAACTAATTTCCAATCTTGGATCTCATCTTGGACAGGTGCAACTTCTTCTTCTGAACAGACTTCTCAGTGTGGGCTTTGAAATGTCCTTTGTTAGCTTCAAGGTTGACATttctctgcagcagcttcaaccTTTACTCAACTTGTGTCCCTTTTTCAGTCCATATTTCAACTAATTTATGAGTCCGAGAAAAGTCTCTTATGGTACTTCTTGACTGCTGGATCTTGCATAGCTTCTAAGAATACTCGAGACGACTTGGTCCTACTCTTGACTAAAGTCAGGGTCGGCGCTGGGTAGTAGTTGATCTTGCACATCCATCATTCGGAAGCTGGTTTGGGCACTGTACAGCTCCACCTGGGCTGTAGGCTCTGCAGCAGGTTCAGCAGCTACTGGATGGGTCATGGTTCAGCTGTCTGGAGCAGCCTGTTTCACTCCGTTGTCCCCTCGCACTCGTCATCAGATCACCAGCACCTGCTCCAGGACCTCTGCATCTCCGTCTGTTATCCAGATGCCATCTCCACCTGCAGAAAGATAGCTTTGCAGACTGCATTAGTTTTGTTCACAGTTAGCAATACAGGCCCTTTATGAGGACTTATCTATGGACATTTGTGAGTATGCCATGCAGTGTTAGTTGTTGTAGTCTTGTTAGTTCACAACTGCATGCACCTTAGTACTAGAGTTAATATTTGTACCCAGTTGACCTCTTCCTTAACAAATTCCAATtcattgctttattttgtggagtactttgaaatgtttgtctcaAATGCTGTTATAAAGAGAAAGCTTTACTTATCTTTACCTAGCTATCA
It includes:
- the LOC102083308 gene encoding DELTA-sagatoxin-Srs1a-like, which encodes MGARQSAIHITNKTEGYTLRNPSLHLVSGLCQIPLPTKLEPSESGNALFSKIGGTACGSVGVFTYDLYNPARDRADKKIAVMFSVPFDYGRYSNWFAVGGFDRETNCDNDLYHKMYYSDERGFVRGKADGHDLKHRDDDVVVTLGMTNSSVATLKVGVHNREQI